The Candidatus Desulfovibrio trichonymphae region ATACGGACTTGAAGTCTATTCTCCATTGGACGACGACGGCTGTTTTTTACCTGCTGTTCCACTGTTTGCGGGCATGAACGTGATGGAAGCCAATCCCGCTGTGCTGGCCGTACTGGAAGAAGCCAGTGCGTTGCTGTGGCAGGGCAGACTGGAGCATTCTTACCCGCACTGCTGGCGCTGTAAACAGCCTGTAATTTTTCGCGCCACCACACAATGGTTCATCAGTATGGAAAAAAATGATTTGCGCGACCGCGCCTTGGAAACCATCAATAGTGACGTGCACTGGATTCCGGCCTGGGGCCGTGAGCGCATTTATAATATGATTGAATCCCGGCCGGATTGGTGCATTTCACGCCAGCGCCAATGGGGCGTTCCTATCATGGCCCTGCTGTGTGAAGATTGTGGCGAGGCGTGGAATGACCCGGCCTGGATGCGGGACATGGCCGATCGTTTCGTCAGCCACCCAACCGGCTGCGATTACTGGTTTGAAGCCGACATACGTGAAATAACGCCCAAAGACTTGCGTTGTCCGCACTGCGACGGCCGCTGCTGGAAAAAAGAAACGGATATTCTGGACGTCTGGTTTGACTCGGGCACGAGTTTTGCCGCTGTGCTGGAAAAACGCCCGGAACTGCGTTTCCCGGCGGATATGTATCTGGAAGGCTCGGATCAGTACCGCGGCTGGTTTCACTCTTCCCTACTCGCTTCGCTAGGCACGCGCGGCCGCGCGCCGTACAGGGCTGTGCTGACCCACGGATATGTTGTGGACGGGGAAGGCCGAAAGATGTCAAAATCTGTCGGCAATGTGATCGCCCCGCAGGAACTGATTGAAAAATTTGGCGCGGAAATCGTGCGCTTGTGGGTGTCTTCTGTAGATTACCGCGAAGACATCCGCATTTCCGATCAAATTCTGGGCCGTCTTGTAGACGCCTACCGTCGCATTCGCAATACCTGCCGTTTTATTCTGGGTAATCTCACTGATCTGGTCCCGCAGGCACTGCTGCCGCTTGGCGCGCTGACGCCCCTAGATCGTTTTGCCCTTGACGCGGCAGTCCGGACACACAAACGCGTGCAGGAGGCGTATGCGGAATTTGAATTCCACAAGGTATATCACTGCCTGCACAACTATTGTGTGACAGATCTTTCCGCCATATATCTGGATATTGTCAAAGACCGTCTCTACGCACAGGGAGCGGAAGACACGCTCCGTCGCTCCGCTCTGACGGCCCTTTGGCACATCCTCTCCCTGTTGTTGCGCGATATGGCGCCGGTGCTTTCCTTCACGGCTGAGGAAATTTTCAGCCATCTCCCTGCGGCGTTGCGCGGGTCTGCGCCGACGGTATTTGCCCTTCCGCCCATCTCTCTTGACGCCTGCAAGCTTGATGAGGATCGCAGGAACGGCTGGAGAGCGCTTTTGTCCGTGCGCGGTGTTGTGACAAAAGCGATTGAGGTGTTGCGGCGTGACGGAATCATAGGGCATTCTCTGGACACGCGGGTAACGCTTTTTGTATCGGATGGGCTGCGTGGTCAGCTTGACGCACTGCATACGGACTTGCGCGCAGTGTGCATTGTGTCCCAACTGGAAGTGGCTGACCTGTCCGTAGCGCCGCAGTCGGCCTTTCGTGATGCTGATGTGGCAGGTCTTGCTATTGGCGTGGAAAAAGCCCGTGGCGAAAAATGCGAGCGATGCTGGATTTACAGCACAGAACTAGGCAGTGACCCCGCCCGCCTTGGGCTTTGCCCACGCTGCGCGGGTGTGCTTCGGGGCAGTGCCAAGATAAACCAAGGACGACGGAATGCGACATCGCTATAAAATTCTGGGCGGCATGGCCGTGCTGGTTTTTGTGCTGGATCAGGCCTCAAAGTGGCTGATTATGGCATTTATTCCGGAATACCGTTCAGTCATGGTGATTCCCGATTTGTTCGATCTGGTTAATATACGCAATCGCGGGGCCGCGTTTGGTTTTTTAAACCGCTCGGATATTGAGTGGCAATTCTGGCTTTTCTTGGCCGCCACTGTTGTGGCTGCTTGGACAATATTTGCCCTTGTCCGCACGGCGCGCTACCAGCCTTGGCTCTTCACCTGTCTGGGTTTTGTGCTCGGCGGGGCGCTGGGCAATCTTGCGGACCGCCTGCGTTTCCGGGCAGTAGTGGATTTTTTGGATTTTCATATCGGCGGCCTGCACTGGCCTGCTTTTAATGTAGCCGACATGTCCATCTGCATGGGCGCTTTTCTGGCATGTCTTCTTCACTGGCGGCAATCGTCGGCAGCCGTGGTCAGCCGGGAAGGAACAGTGCTGTGACATTCGCATGGTGGCATCTTCTGGCGGCACTCATCCCTATGCTCCCTGTTGTCCGGAGTATCCGGCATATCTGGGATCATGAGTTTGCAGATCCCCTGCAGCGGGCGCTGTGGCTTGTGTACGCAGTGTTTTTGCCGGTCTCGGCATTTTTATCGGGCGTCAAAAAGCCCTAAAAAAATTCAATGTTAAACGAGGCTTGTTATGAAGATCCTGCGTTTCTTCTCCGGCTTCACCTTGGTGTGCGTCACTTTTTTGTTGAGCGCCTGCCTGCAGAGTTCTTCTGCAGGCGGCAGCCTTAACCTGGACCAGCAGGTGCAGCAGCACGATATGCAGTTGCGGCAATTGCAGCCTGCACAGGCGGATGTCTGGAGCCAGGTGCAGGCCATGCGTCAGGAATTGAACCAGATTAAGGGACAAATGGACGATCTGCATAACGCGGGCGGCGTGCGCGCGCTTGTGGATCGTGTCAACCGGCACGACGCGGCATTGCGTCAGGTGGAAAACAGTATGGTGCTGGATCTCAATCTTGGTGACGCGTCGATGCCGACAGGCTCGCCCATGACGCCGCTGTACGCGCCCGCAGTGGGCATTCCTACGGCCAGCACGGTCACGCCGTCGTCCCAGCCGCAACCGACATACGGAGACCCTTCGCTTCCGGGCGGCGCGCAGGCCCCCAGCTCCGCCGTGTGGGGGCAGCCGTCGCCGCAGCCTATTGTGCAGGCACCGCAAAAAGACATATCCTTGGCCCTGTTTGACGCTGGCGTCAATTCCTATAACGCTCGCAACTATGTTGAGGCGCAGCGTTCTTTCTCTGATTTTCTGAAAAATTACAAAACGCACAATTTAGTTTCGGAAGCGCAGTTTTATCTGGCGGAATGTCAATTCCAGCGTAACCAGTTTGCCGATGCGGCGCTTGCGTATGATACAGTGATCAAAAAATACCCTTCGTCGTCATCCACGCCCGGCGCCTATTTGAAGCAGGGGATATGCTTCAGCAAGCTCAATCAGGGAGCAGCGGCCAAAACTCGTATGCAGGAATTGATCAAAAAATTCCCCAATTCTCTTGAAGCAGCGCGCGCCAAAACATTTTTGAAGACCAATAAATAATCGAAGCGACAACAATTGAGCCAACGGGGAGCGGGCATATGGTTTTCGTCGTTTTGGATTCAGGAGTTCTTCGAGAGAAGCTGTTCAAAACAGGTCAATTGGGATAATCCCAAAAGCTGTTGTACGGAGCGTTTGAAACGGCTTGAAAATTTTTGGCAGGCCGGAAGCAAATAAAATCTGAGAGCCGTATCACTCTGGATATGCACAGCATTTTCATCCCTTAGCCGGACAGCATTGCCTCAAGTATGACAAGCTTGGTCAAGTTTCTTGCTTTTGTTGTTTTTGTCCTCAATGTTGAGACTCTCAAATAGTGTTGACAGGTTCTAGTTGAGACATTGCTGCTCACTTGTCGCAAATATTTGCTGCGCGAGCTTGCGGTGCGGCGCGGGCATGGGCAAGGTTTCAATTGCTGCCGGATCGGCCCATTGCCAAGCGCAGGCTGCCGTCAGCAGCGGTGGGGGAGGCAGGCTGTCTGTCAGACAGGGGGGATTTTTGAGCTCCACTCCAAAACAGTGCATAGTGATTTTATATGTGGTGTAGCTGTGACGAATGATGCCATATTCCTGCGCCGTGTATACCGCAAAGCCTGTTTCCTCCAGAAATTTTCGCACTACGGCGGTTTTTGCGTTTTCACCTTCGTTGACTTTGCCACCGGGAAATTCCCAAAGATTGCCCCAAACCCTGCCGATGTGACGCTTTTGAACAAATATTCTGCCACGATGCAGCAAAACGCCTGTTGCCACAACAAACGGTTTGACAGCTATTTTTTTGCCGGGCACGGGACGTTTGTCCGTTAGGCCTTCGTAGTTGCTGATGCAATACACAGACACAGGGCAGCGGTCGCATCTGGGGATTCTGGCGCAAACAAGCGCACCAAGTTCCATTATTGCCTGATTGTGTTCACGTGCTTTGCCCTCCGGTACGAGTTTCAGTGCTGTCTCACGAATATTTGAGGCAGCTGGCTCCTGTTTGACTGGAGTGTCAATGTTCAAGATGCGTGCCAGCACACGCTCCACATTGGCGTCCACGCAAGGCAGTTTTTTTCCAAAGGCAATGCTGGCTATAGCCCCTGCCGTGTACGGGCCCACGCCGGGCAAGGCTCGAATTGCAGCAAGATCAGAGGGAAAGCGTCCCTTGTGCTCTTGCACGATGTGGCGGGCAGCGGCAAGAATGTGTCGCGCGCGGGAATAATAGCCTAAGCCCTCCCAAAGCCGCAGCACTTCATCTTCAGATGCCGCGGCAAGGCTTCTCACATCGGGGAAACGCGTCATCCAGCGCTTGAAGTACTGAACGCCGCGTTCCATTTGTGTTTGTTGGAGCATGATTTCTGAAATCCAGACTTCGTAAGGGGTATAGCTGGCGCGCCAAGGCAATGGTCGTTTATGTTCGGCAAACCAGTCAAGCAATCCCTTTTGCAGCTCTGACAAATGCGTTTTGGGGGGGCAATGCCGCCGGGCGGATGAGTTGCATTGTAGCCTCGTGAGAGGAAATTGCGAGAATCTATTTGTCGTTGACGGCTGCATGGAATACATAATAGACAGCTCTTCATGTATTGTCATCCCGTCTATGCTTGGAATATCTTGTTTGGACTGTTGTGGAATTTCAGCATCGTGCGCAGGCGAACAGCATGTTCAGCATTTGATAAAGAGCAGGTATGGCAGATAATCTTACAGTGTTGCTTGAAACTTCATCAGGGGATGTTTTATTGGAACTTTACCCGGACAAGACGCCGAAAACTGTTGCTAATTTTTTACAGTATGTTGATGTGGGTTTTTATGAAAATACCATTTTTCATCGCGTTATTCCAGGTTTTATGATTCAGGGCGGCGGTCTTTCAGCGCGTATGGAGGAAAAAGACACCGGAATCCCGGTGGAGAATGAAGCCGACAACAGGCTGCCCAACGAGCGCGGCGCCGTGGCTATGGCCCGCACTGCTGATCCGCACAGCGCGACGGCGCAGTTTTTTATCAATCTGGCGGACAACAGCTTTCTGGATCATAGCGCGCCAACGCCTGACGGGTGGGGGTATTGTGTCTTCGGCAAAGTTGTTGAAGGGATGGATGTTGTGGATAAGATAGCGAAGGTGAAGACAAAAAATCAGGGAATACACGAAAACGTGCCTGTTGATATGGTATTGATAACCGGCGCAAGCCGTTTTGAGTAAAATAGCGTGCAGGAGTGATTATGTATGTCTCGTGAAACAGTTTTGGCGTCGCAGGGGCATTTTGATCGGGCGTATAGTTTATTGGCGGAATATATAGATATCTGTCCTGAGAATATATGGATGGGCGGAAAAAAACGGCGGTTGGCCTGTCTGGCAGCAGATTGCGCACACGGTCATGGTAATGGATTTTTTTATATATGGGTAAAAATTCCGGGCGTTGTCCGGAATTTTTACCCATATATAACAAGCAGCTATTTTCGTGCTATTATTTCCACAGTCGCCATGGCGATTTGCAGTTCTTCATTTGTGGGGATAATCAGCACAGGTATTTTGCTGTCGGGTGTGGAGATGGCGCGTGCTCCGGCTTTGCGCGTGTTATTTTCCGCTTCGTCCAGTTTGACGCCTAAATACTCAAGCCCATAGCACACTTTTGCACGTGTGATGTTGTCATTTTCACCGATGCCGGCAGTAAAGACCATGGCGTCAACTTTGCCTTCCAGCAGAGCCACGTATGCGCCAAGCATTTTTTTAACGCTGCGCACGAGTATTTTAAGCGCCAGCTCCGCACGCTTGTTGCCTGCCGCAATCTGGCTGTGCACATCGCGCATGTCTGTGTAGCCGCAAAGGCCAAGCAGACCGGATTCTTTGTTCATCAATCTGTCAGCTTCAGCAGGGGAAAGGCCTTTTTTTTCCATGACAAAGGGAACAATGGCGGGATCGACGCTCCCGCAACGCGTGCCCATAACAAGGCCTTCCAAGGGGGTCAGCCCCATACTGGTGTCAAAGCATTTACCGTCTTTAACGCAAGTCATGGAGGAGCCGTTGCCCAGATGCATGGTGACAGAACGCAGTTCTTTGAGCGGTTTGCCAAGATATTCAGCGGTCTTATGGGCAATATATTTGTGTGATGTGCCATGGAAGCCATAACGGCGAATTTTCAAATCCTCATACAGTTGATACGGCAAGGCATACATAAAGGCTTCTTCAGGCATGCCCATGCCGAACTCCGTATCAAATACCGCCACGTTGGGAATGCCCGGGAAAAGTTTTTCCGCAACTTCAATACCCATGAGGTTTGCCGGATTGTGCAGCGGCCCAAGCACAAAATGCTCACGGATAATATCCTTGACGTGGGCATCAACCAGTACGGTATCCGTGATGAATTCTCCGCCGTGCAGCACACGGTGACCTATCGCCACAATTTCGCTTTTGTCTTTGACGCCGCCGACTTTTGAATCCGTCAGCAGGGCTATGGCTTCTTCCATGCCTTTGACATGCGTCGGGAAAGCATGTTCGCGTACAATTTGCTCTTGCCTGTCGCCTGAAAAATTTTTATGGGTGAGGCATCCTGTCGAGCAGCCGATGCGTTC contains the following coding sequences:
- the mutY gene encoding A/G-specific adenine glycosylase; protein product: MSELQKGLLDWFAEHKRPLPWRASYTPYEVWISEIMLQQTQMERGVQYFKRWMTRFPDVRSLAAASEDEVLRLWEGLGYYSRARHILAAARHIVQEHKGRFPSDLAAIRALPGVGPYTAGAIASIAFGKKLPCVDANVERVLARILNIDTPVKQEPAASNIRETALKLVPEGKAREHNQAIMELGALVCARIPRCDRCPVSVYCISNYEGLTDKRPVPGKKIAVKPFVVATGVLLHRGRIFVQKRHIGRVWGNLWEFPGGKVNEGENAKTAVVRKFLEETGFAVYTAQEYGIIRHSYTTYKITMHCFGVELKNPPCLTDSLPPPPLLTAACAWQWADPAAIETLPMPAPHRKLAQQIFATSEQQCLN
- the ileS gene encoding isoleucine--tRNA ligase, which encodes MSDYKKTLNLPKTDFPMKANLVQREPEILKKWEETRAFDAMVQASSNRGEYVLHDGPPYANGHIHLGTALNKILKDIIVKSRNMQGFTASYVPGWDCHGLPIEHKMEQQLKEKKKTLSTHVVRKLCREYAAGWIDVQRKEFKRLGVLGAWDAPYMSMDPAYEGATARELADFVEKGSVLRAKKPIYWCCSCHTALAEAEVEYHDRISPSVYVAFPLPDAALSKLFPMADPAGASVVIWTTTPWTLPDNMAVCLHPEFVYLLVEINGAQFLLAEDRLAPCADLFAWKHPHILGRASGAQLEGLVARHPFYDRPSPLTLGIHVTLDAGTGCVHTAPGHGREDYDVALKYGLEVYSPLDDDGCFLPAVPLFAGMNVMEANPAVLAVLEEASALLWQGRLEHSYPHCWRCKQPVIFRATTQWFISMEKNDLRDRALETINSDVHWIPAWGRERIYNMIESRPDWCISRQRQWGVPIMALLCEDCGEAWNDPAWMRDMADRFVSHPTGCDYWFEADIREITPKDLRCPHCDGRCWKKETDILDVWFDSGTSFAAVLEKRPELRFPADMYLEGSDQYRGWFHSSLLASLGTRGRAPYRAVLTHGYVVDGEGRKMSKSVGNVIAPQELIEKFGAEIVRLWVSSVDYREDIRISDQILGRLVDAYRRIRNTCRFILGNLTDLVPQALLPLGALTPLDRFALDAAVRTHKRVQEAYAEFEFHKVYHCLHNYCVTDLSAIYLDIVKDRLYAQGAEDTLRRSALTALWHILSLLLRDMAPVLSFTAEEIFSHLPAALRGSAPTVFALPPISLDACKLDEDRRNGWRALLSVRGVVTKAIEVLRRDGIIGHSLDTRVTLFVSDGLRGQLDALHTDLRAVCIVSQLEVADLSVAPQSAFRDADVAGLAIGVEKARGEKCERCWIYSTELGSDPARLGLCPRCAGVLRGSAKINQGRRNATSL
- a CDS encoding acetate kinase yields the protein MKVLIINAGSSSCKYQLLEMDTRTVLCSGLVERIGCSTGCLTHKNFSGDRQEQIVREHAFPTHVKGMEEAIALLTDSKVGGVKDKSEIVAIGHRVLHGGEFITDTVLVDAHVKDIIREHFVLGPLHNPANLMGIEVAEKLFPGIPNVAVFDTEFGMGMPEEAFMYALPYQLYEDLKIRRYGFHGTSHKYIAHKTAEYLGKPLKELRSVTMHLGNGSSMTCVKDGKCFDTSMGLTPLEGLVMGTRCGSVDPAIVPFVMEKKGLSPAEADRLMNKESGLLGLCGYTDMRDVHSQIAAGNKRAELALKILVRSVKKMLGAYVALLEGKVDAMVFTAGIGENDNITRAKVCYGLEYLGVKLDEAENNTRKAGARAISTPDSKIPVLIIPTNEELQIAMATVEIIARK
- the ybgF gene encoding tol-pal system protein YbgF — encoded protein: MKILRFFSGFTLVCVTFLLSACLQSSSAGGSLNLDQQVQQHDMQLRQLQPAQADVWSQVQAMRQELNQIKGQMDDLHNAGGVRALVDRVNRHDAALRQVENSMVLDLNLGDASMPTGSPMTPLYAPAVGIPTASTVTPSSQPQPTYGDPSLPGGAQAPSSAVWGQPSPQPIVQAPQKDISLALFDAGVNSYNARNYVEAQRSFSDFLKNYKTHNLVSEAQFYLAECQFQRNQFADAALAYDTVIKKYPSSSSTPGAYLKQGICFSKLNQGAAAKTRMQELIKKFPNSLEAARAKTFLKTNK
- the lspA gene encoding signal peptidase II produces the protein MRHRYKILGGMAVLVFVLDQASKWLIMAFIPEYRSVMVIPDLFDLVNIRNRGAAFGFLNRSDIEWQFWLFLAATVVAAWTIFALVRTARYQPWLFTCLGFVLGGALGNLADRLRFRAVVDFLDFHIGGLHWPAFNVADMSICMGAFLACLLHWRQSSAAVVSREGTVL
- a CDS encoding peptidylprolyl isomerase gives rise to the protein MADNLTVLLETSSGDVLLELYPDKTPKTVANFLQYVDVGFYENTIFHRVIPGFMIQGGGLSARMEEKDTGIPVENEADNRLPNERGAVAMARTADPHSATAQFFINLADNSFLDHSAPTPDGWGYCVFGKVVEGMDVVDKIAKVKTKNQGIHENVPVDMVLITGASRFE